Sequence from the Drosophila subpulchrella strain 33 F10 #4 breed RU33 chromosome 3R, RU_Dsub_v1.1 Primary Assembly, whole genome shotgun sequence genome:
TGCACCTACTCCTTTGCCGGGACAAGCAGCGACTTTGGCGAGTGCACCTACCATCCGGGAGTGCCCATCTTCCACGAGGGCCTGAAGTTCTGGTCCTGCTGTCAGAAACGTACCTCAGACTTTGCCCAGTTCATGGCGCAAAAGGGCTGTGCCTATGGTCAGCACAAGTGGGTGAAGGAGGTGGGTACTTTTGGGCTGCTAGAAGATTGAAAACTTATCTTGTGTACTGCCCTTTCAGAACGACGACAAAAAGGTGGTGCAGTGCCGATACGATTGGCACCAGACGGCCACCAATGTGGTAGTGGCCATTTATGCCAAGAAATATGACTGGAGTCAGAGTCTGGTGGAGCTCAATCCCATCAGACTGCACGTCAACCTGGTGTTTCCAGAGCAGGAGAACGCCCGGTTTGACCTGGACCTGGAATTGCGCGGGGTAAGTTCAATGATACTCTCTTAGGAACTGGCTAATCCTCTTGCTTTACAGATTGTCAATGTGAGCAAAGCCTCTGCCCATATGTACGGCACAAAAGTGGAGATTACTCTGCCCAAACTGGAGCCTGGCTCATGGTCCAACCTGAATTTCCCCAACAAGAAGCTGCCAGCGGCCAAGAAGAACCAGGATGAGGAGAAGCCAAAGCAGGAGGACAGCGACGAGGACTTCTTCGACCTGGACGACATCAAATCGGAGACCAGTTACCGGCTTTCGGAAATGAGCTTGCAGAACCAAAATAACTTAGATTAATAAACGAGTTGGCAtttaatgttatatacaaTACACGAATATGCCTTGGAGAACCATTTAACTTAATCATCGTCGTCGTCTGCGCCGGGCACCCAATcctcatcgtcatcatcatccaAATCCAACTCCCCGAGGTCCTGGAACAGGGCCTCATCGATTTTGACATTTTCAATGTTTTCACCCGCCTCCAGGAGGAACTTGATGTCGGAATCGTTGAGCGTGGTGTCCAACATGAAGAGTTCGCGACCTGTCTGCTTCTTGGACACATTGTTCTTCTCCCGCTTGGCCGCAATGCCGGTGCTCTCCTCGAAATCGAGTTTCCATGCCATGAAGGACTCGACCGTCACCCGGGTGCCCTCGAACTTCTTgcgctcctcctcctccacttCCCGCAGCTTCTGCTCTCTCAGCTCCTCCTGGTGGAACTTGTGCTCGTCCCACCGCTCGTTCAGCCACTCCTGTGCGCTGCTCACCAGCGAGAAGATCATCTCCATGCCAAGATTCTCATCGATTGCCTTCTGTAGGTGTTCTAGGAGGCGCGTTTCGAACGAGTCCTCAAAGTTTTCCGGCTCTTCGATTTCCACCACGGGTGCGCCATCCGGATAGGTGGCTGTGTATGTGAAGACCAGTTTGCAGGACAGCCCGTTTTCGGGCTCCTCCGCATTGTACTCCTCCGTGGCAATGGGTATTTGGAATTTGTGGTGTGGCTCCGTGGCGAGAACTGGAAAATGGGAGGGTTTATTGAGCTTGGCTTCTAGGCAAATGTCATGATGCACTCACTCTGCATGTCGCCACAGTATATGGAGTCCAGCGCCTCGACTTCGTTGGTCTGATCTTCCTTGTAGTTGCGGCTCATTGTGCAAACTTAGTGaatttaacaaataaataagGCAAATCAGTCGCCGCTTCGATTTGAGGTTACTTGCAGCTGATGACTAATGCACGGTCAAGCTGCTTGATCAGTTTGATTCGCATGAAGTACTTTTATAGTTTCTCTTAACATATGTTAAGACTCAAAAAACTGACATggaattctttaaaatattaaaagtagcATCTGAATGAGAAATACAAcatgtatttaataaaattaaaattcatcaTACCACATCATTCGGCTTGAACGTGCAACATATGCTTCGCAAGGGTTGCCACTTGGAGTTTTCCAAGGTTGCCACGTAGGAGAAAGTcagttattatttttaataatttcataTCTTTAAATTGttacaaaatgtatttaacATTTACATACaataac
This genomic interval carries:
- the LOC119563208 gene encoding RWD domain-containing protein 1, whose translation is MSRNYKEDQTNEVEALDSIYCGDMQILATEPHHKFQIPIATEEYNAEEPENGLSCKLVFTYTATYPDGAPVVEIEEPENFEDSFETRLLEHLQKAIDENLGMEMIFSLVSSAQEWLNERWDEHKFHQEELREQKLREVEEEERKKFEGTRVTVESFMAWKLDFEESTGIAAKREKNNVSKKQTGRELFMLDTTLNDSDIKFLLEAGENIENVKIDEALFQDLGELDLDDDDDEDWVPGADDDDD
- the LOC119563207 gene encoding cysteine and histidine-rich domain-containing protein, yielding MEQCYNRGCGQLFDPATNNDESCRHHPGEPFFHDAYKGWGCCNKKSVDFTEFLNIKGCTLAKHSNVKPPEPEKPPKDESDRDEVIEVRAPIREALPRPPIATPLSVLQPTVAPALKEIDFATKTPVAQKSSDSIEVGTSCKNNGCTYSFAGTSSDFGECTYHPGVPIFHEGLKFWSCCQKRTSDFAQFMAQKGCAYGQHKWVKENDDKKVVQCRYDWHQTATNVVVAIYAKKYDWSQSLVELNPIRLHVNLVFPEQENARFDLDLELRGIVNVSKASAHMYGTKVEITLPKLEPGSWSNLNFPNKKLPAAKKNQDEEKPKQEDSDEDFFDLDDIKSETSYRLSEMSLQNQNNLD